Proteins from one Setaria italica strain Yugu1 chromosome V, Setaria_italica_v2.0, whole genome shotgun sequence genomic window:
- the LOC111257322 gene encoding uncharacterized protein LOC111257322, with amino-acid sequence MGGGHGRSKNPGSAAAILLVVLLVNLAISTRCTRQQLLSVAGGGSSGGTAAAAAGHVDGYGSKIYLIFCQKSKCVGVAGHDYTCYCCLNYRKPVCWMTMEDCRSTCPVCDPKCHPPLPLAARAASRAHPPMVSPVADDDYGRVSSLVGR; translated from the exons atgggcggcggccatggccgctcGAAGAATCcaggctcggcggcggccattCTGCTTGTCGTGCTACTCGTAAACCTCGCCATCTCCACACGCT GCACGAGGCAGCAGCTGCTGAGTGTTGCCGGAGGAGGGAGTAGCGGAGGGACGGCAGCAGCCGCGGCTGGGCACGTAGACGGATACGGGAGCAAGATCTACCTGATATTCTGTCAAAAGTCGAAATGTGTCGGTGTCGCCGGCCACGATTACACCTGCTATTGTTGCTTGAATTATCGGAAGCCGGTGTGCTGGATGACGATGGAAGACTGCCGGAGCACCTGCCCGGTGTGCGACCCCAAGTGccacccgccgctgccgctggcggcgcgcgccgcgtccCGCGCTCACCCACCAATGGTGTCGCCGGTCGCCGACGATGATTATGGGAGGGTGTCATCCTTGGTTGGTCGCTAA
- the LOC111257323 gene encoding protein ALP1-like, which translates to MALEDQQRLLFARAAALITAMYAFFLTRIRMQRSSRPQISYGPLSAMDEERQKNLDKIYNCTDIECVAMLRMRKAPFFALCNLLRERQLLSDSLHSCVEEQLAMFLHIVGHNQRFRVIHQHWRRSIETVHRYFKEVLYAIGELRQEMIRAPSNETPVKISNSPRWYPYFKDCVGAIDGTHVYARVPAKIQAAFRGRKHYPTQNVLAAVDFDLKFTYVLAGWEGSAHDATVLADALEREDGLRVPPGKFYLVDAGYACRPGFLPPYRGTRYHLKEYGARNYPTNPRELFNLRHSSLRVSVERAFGALKNRFRIIDNKPFHPYKTQVKLVLACCILHNWILGHGVDEVVPTEFSWVPNNNGSPAHGVQMDDNAVWAQSRDEWAEHMWSNRGNSHI; encoded by the exons ATGGCTTTGGAGGACCAGCAACGCTTGCTGTTTGCCCGAGCTGCTGCTCTTATCACGGCTATGTATGCATTCTTCTTGACTAGGATAAGAATGCAACGTAGTTCAAGGCCACAGATCAGTTATGGCCCTTTGAGTGCCATGGATGAGGAACGCCAAAAGAACCTGGACAAAATTTACAATTGCACTGATATAGAGTGTGTTGCTATGCTTCGCATGAGAAAAGCACCTTTTTTTGCACTGTGCAACTTGCTTAGGGAAAGGCAGTTGCTGTCAGATAGCCTTCATAGTTGTGTTGAAGAGCAGCTAGCAATGTTTCTACACATTGTTGGCCACAACCAACGCTTTAGAGTTATTCACCAACATTGGAGAAGGTCAATAGAAACAGTGCATAGATATTTCAAGGAGGTCTTGTATGCTATTGGGGAACTTAGGCAAGAAATGATTAGAGCTCCATCTAATGAGACACCAGTTAAGATAAGCAATAGCccaagatggtacccatatttcaag GACTGTGTTGGGGCAATAGATGGGACTCATGTATATGCTAGAGTGCCAGCAAAGATCCAAGCAGCATTTAGGGGAAGGAAGCACTACCCCACACAAAATGTCCTTGCAGCTGTTGACTTTGATCTGAAATTTACTTATGTCTTAGCTGGTTGGGAAGGGTCTGCTCATGATGCTACTGTTCTTGCTGATGCACTAGAGAGGGAGGATGGGTTAAGGGTTCCACCAG GAAAATTCTACTTagtagatgctggatatgctTGTCGTCCTGGATTCCTTCCTCCTTACCGTGGTACTAGGTACCATCTGAAAGAGTATGGTGCTAGGAACTACCCAACCAACCCAAGGGAGTTGTTTAATTTGAGGCATTCAAGTCTCAGAGTATCTGTTGAAAGGGCTTTTGGTGCTTTGAAGAACCGTTTTCGCATCATTGATAATAAACCATTTCATCCCTACAAGACACAAGTCAAGTTAGTACTtgcttgctgcatattgcaTAATTGGATACTTGGGCATGGGGTTGATGAGGTAGTTCCTACTGAGTTCTCATGGGTGCCCAACAATAATGGTAGTCCTGCACATGGGGTCCAGATGGATGACAATGCTGTTTGGGCTCAAAGTAGGGATGAATGGGCTGAACACATGTGGTCCAATAGGGGCAACTCTCACATCTAA